From Lysobacter auxotrophicus, the proteins below share one genomic window:
- a CDS encoding branched-chain amino acid transaminase, whose amino-acid sequence MQYPDWIWHNGAIKRWADATTHVMSHALHYGSSVFEGIRCYQTPNGPVIFRLTDHNTRLFASAKIYDMAMPYSLEQINAACREVIQANENTTDYLRPVAYRGLGGFGLSADTPTDVAVATWKMGQYLGASVLEQGIDACVSSWQRFAPNTLPAGAKAGGNYLSGQLVAREARRLGFGEGIALASTGLLSEGAGENLFLVFDGALHTTPVSAALLNGITRNTIITLARDAGIDVVERDLPREYLYLCDELFMCGTAAEITPIRSVDGRQVGAGKPGSVTRRIQELFFGLFDGKTPDKYGWLEAL is encoded by the coding sequence ATGCAATACCCCGACTGGATCTGGCACAACGGCGCGATCAAGCGCTGGGCCGACGCCACCACGCACGTGATGTCGCACGCGCTGCATTACGGTTCGTCGGTGTTCGAAGGCATCCGCTGCTACCAGACGCCGAACGGCCCGGTGATCTTCCGCCTGACCGACCACAACACCCGCCTGTTCGCGTCGGCCAAGATCTACGACATGGCGATGCCGTATTCGCTGGAGCAGATCAACGCGGCGTGCCGCGAGGTCATCCAGGCCAACGAGAACACCACCGATTACCTGCGCCCCGTCGCGTACCGCGGCCTCGGCGGCTTCGGCCTGTCGGCCGACACGCCGACCGACGTCGCCGTCGCGACGTGGAAGATGGGCCAGTACCTGGGCGCGAGCGTGCTCGAACAGGGCATCGATGCCTGCGTATCGAGCTGGCAGCGCTTCGCCCCCAACACCCTGCCCGCCGGCGCGAAGGCGGGCGGCAATTACCTCTCCGGCCAGCTGGTCGCGCGCGAGGCGCGTCGCCTCGGCTTCGGCGAGGGCATCGCGCTGGCATCGACCGGCCTGCTGTCGGAAGGCGCCGGCGAGAACCTCTTCCTGGTGTTCGACGGCGCGCTGCACACCACGCCGGTAAGCGCCGCGCTGCTCAACGGCATCACGCGCAACACGATCATCACGCTCGCTCGCGACGCCGGCATCGACGTGGTCGAGCGCGACCTGCCGCGCGAGTACCTGTACCTGTGCGACGAGTTGTTCATGTGCGGCACGGCGGCGGAAATCACGCCGATCCGCTCCGTCGACGGCCGACAGGTGGGCGCCGGCAAGCCGGGCTCGGTGACGCGTCGCATCCAGGAGCTGTTCTTCGGCCTGTTCGACGGCAAGACGCCGGACAAGTACGGGTGGCTGGAAGCGCTGTAA
- a CDS encoding sensor histidine kinase — MAEEPSQDPTPPRRRTRFRRQLRSRIILAFVLLGFGLTAMFAWATNWTRNRVENQLVEDVMNRNIEMAARQFELDPDNPQFAVDQIRAYVYPIDKIDSVRVNWPEWYELSDGIYGMTGVANGEPFAYKLAVRKTPKAWFFLAYDMSQATRGEAQFQRAIWAAVFVFTLLSLLVGWWSASRVMSPVTELANRLKQSGRSAEPEGLASHFPSDEVGQLAEALDDYAERLTEVVQRDREFNADVSHELRTPLAVIKGAVELLLSRPDVDEKTRNRLQRIQRAEQQCTDLISALLLLSRNERGHGATDVAKVAEQLLDAHRAQLGGKSLELRVVGEPSLIVDAPEAAVSVALGNLIGNAVKYTTEGEVVVRIGKRSVDVVDSGPGLSEEDAAKLFQRGYRGTHAGHSQGGGIGLSIVRRLCTLYAWEVQVRPGGPRGVVATLTFDSPMISIPRA, encoded by the coding sequence ATGGCCGAGGAGCCCTCGCAGGATCCCACGCCGCCGCGCAGGCGAACGCGTTTCCGGCGGCAGCTTCGCAGCCGCATCATCCTGGCCTTCGTGCTGCTGGGCTTCGGCCTGACGGCGATGTTCGCGTGGGCGACCAACTGGACGCGCAACCGCGTGGAGAATCAGCTGGTCGAGGACGTGATGAACCGGAACATCGAAATGGCCGCGCGCCAGTTCGAGCTGGATCCGGACAACCCGCAGTTCGCCGTCGACCAGATCCGCGCGTACGTCTATCCCATCGACAAGATCGATTCGGTGCGGGTGAACTGGCCGGAATGGTACGAACTGAGCGACGGCATCTACGGCATGACCGGCGTCGCCAACGGCGAGCCGTTCGCCTACAAGCTCGCCGTGCGCAAGACGCCCAAGGCGTGGTTCTTCCTCGCGTACGACATGTCGCAGGCCACGCGCGGCGAGGCGCAGTTCCAGCGGGCGATCTGGGCCGCGGTGTTCGTGTTCACGCTGCTGTCGTTGCTGGTCGGCTGGTGGTCGGCCTCACGCGTGATGAGCCCGGTGACGGAGCTGGCGAACCGGCTGAAGCAATCGGGCCGAAGCGCGGAACCCGAAGGCCTGGCCTCGCATTTCCCGAGCGACGAAGTCGGCCAGCTCGCCGAGGCGCTGGACGATTACGCGGAGCGGCTGACCGAAGTCGTGCAGCGCGACCGCGAGTTCAACGCGGACGTCAGCCACGAACTGCGCACGCCGCTGGCCGTGATCAAGGGCGCGGTCGAACTGCTGCTGTCGCGTCCGGACGTCGACGAGAAGACGCGCAACCGGCTGCAGCGCATCCAGCGCGCCGAGCAGCAGTGCACGGACCTCATCAGCGCGCTGCTGCTGCTCTCGCGCAACGAGCGCGGCCACGGTGCGACCGATGTGGCGAAGGTGGCCGAACAACTGCTGGATGCGCATCGCGCGCAGCTCGGCGGCAAGTCGCTGGAACTTCGCGTGGTCGGCGAGCCCAGCCTGATCGTCGATGCGCCCGAAGCGGCGGTCTCGGTGGCGCTGGGCAACCTGATCGGCAACGCGGTGAAGTACACGACCGAAGGCGAAGTCGTCGTGCGTATCGGCAAGCGTTCGGTGGACGTGGTCGATTCCGGCCCGGGGTTGAGCGAGGAAGACGCGGCGAAGCTGTTCCAGCGCGGCTATCGCGGCACACACGCGGGCCATTCGCAGGGCGGCGGCATCGGCCTGTCGATCGTGCGGCGCCTGTGCACGCTGTACGCCTGGGAAGTGCAGGTGCGCCCGGGCGGGCCGCGCGGCGTGGTGGCGACGCTGACGTTCGATTCGCCGATGATCTCGATTCCGAGGGCGTGA
- a CDS encoding response regulator transcription factor, translating to MRILVIEDNQDIAANLGDFLEDRGHTVDFAADGVTGLHLAVVHDFDAIVLDLNLPGLDGLEVCRKLRNEARKQTPVLMLTARDSLENKLAGFDSGADDYLIKPFALQEVEVRLNALSRRGRGVQTRVLNVADLEYNLDTLEVRRQGKLLQLNPTALKILQALMEASPAVVTRQELETRVWGEELPDSDSLRVHIHGLRAVVDKPFDVPLIQTRHGIGYRIAAPDNG from the coding sequence ATGCGCATTCTCGTCATCGAAGACAACCAGGACATCGCGGCGAACCTCGGCGACTTTCTCGAGGACCGCGGCCACACCGTCGACTTCGCCGCCGACGGCGTCACCGGCCTGCACCTGGCGGTGGTCCACGACTTCGACGCGATCGTCCTCGACCTGAACCTCCCGGGCCTGGACGGGCTGGAGGTCTGCCGCAAGCTGCGCAACGAGGCGCGCAAGCAGACGCCGGTGCTGATGCTGACCGCGCGCGATTCGCTGGAGAACAAGCTCGCCGGTTTTGATTCCGGCGCCGACGACTACCTCATCAAGCCCTTCGCGCTGCAGGAAGTCGAGGTGCGCCTGAACGCACTTTCGCGCCGCGGTCGCGGCGTGCAGACGCGCGTGCTCAACGTCGCCGACCTGGAATACAACCTCGACACGCTCGAAGTGCGTCGCCAAGGCAAGCTGCTGCAGCTCAACCCGACCGCGCTGAAGATCCTGCAGGCGCTGATGGAAGCCTCGCCGGCGGTGGTCACGCGCCAGGAACTGGAAACGCGCGTGTGGGGCGAGGAGTTGCCCGATTCCGACAGCCTGCGCGTGCACATCCACGGCCTGCGCGCCGTGGTCGACAAGCCCTTCGACGTGCCGCTGATCCAGACCCGACATGGCATCGGTTACCGCATCGCCGCGCCCGACAACGGCTGA
- the rimK gene encoding 30S ribosomal protein S6--L-glutamate ligase: MKLAILSRNSKLYSTRRLVEASRDQGHSVRVLDPLRCYMRIASDGFSMRYKGKPISGYQAVIPRIGASITRYGSAVLRQFELMGTLTPNSSDAVLRARDKLRCHQLLAAERIGLPTTVFGDNPDDTHDLLSMLGAPPHVIKLNEGTQGAGVMLTEKLSASRGVIEALRGLYANFLVQEFIEEARGADLRCFVVGGRVVAAMKRQAPKGDFRSNLHRGGTAKGVRASAAEEDVAIRASRVLGLGIAGVDLIRSKNGPLVLEVNASPGLEGIEEASGVDVAGEIVTYLADRVRRKASKRAAER; the protein is encoded by the coding sequence ATGAAACTGGCGATCCTCTCGCGCAACAGCAAGCTGTATTCGACGCGCCGCCTGGTGGAAGCCTCGCGCGACCAGGGCCACAGCGTCCGCGTGCTCGACCCGTTGCGCTGCTACATGCGGATCGCAAGCGACGGATTCAGCATGCGCTACAAGGGCAAGCCGATCTCCGGCTACCAGGCGGTGATCCCGCGCATCGGTGCGTCGATCACGCGCTACGGCTCGGCCGTGCTTCGCCAGTTCGAACTGATGGGCACGCTCACGCCCAACTCCTCCGACGCCGTGCTGCGCGCGCGCGACAAGCTGCGCTGCCACCAGCTGCTCGCGGCCGAACGCATCGGCCTGCCGACCACCGTCTTCGGCGACAACCCCGACGACACGCACGACCTGCTGTCGATGCTCGGCGCGCCGCCGCACGTCATCAAGCTCAACGAAGGCACGCAGGGCGCCGGCGTGATGCTGACCGAGAAGCTGTCCGCGTCGCGGGGCGTGATCGAGGCACTGCGCGGCCTGTACGCGAACTTCCTGGTGCAGGAGTTCATCGAGGAAGCGCGCGGCGCCGACCTGCGCTGCTTCGTCGTCGGCGGTCGCGTGGTGGCTGCGATGAAGCGTCAGGCTCCCAAGGGCGACTTCCGCTCGAACCTGCATCGCGGCGGTACGGCCAAGGGCGTGCGTGCGAGCGCGGCGGAAGAAGATGTCGCGATCCGTGCCTCGCGCGTGCTTGGACTCGGCATCGCCGGCGTCGATCTGATCCGTTCGAAGAACGGCCCGCTCGTGCTTGAGGTCAACGCGTCTCCCGGGCTGGAGGGCATCGAGGAAGCCAGCGGCGTGGACGTGGCCGGGGAGATCGTCACCTATCTGGCCGACCGGGTCCGCCGGAAAGCCTCGAAACGGGCGGCCGAACGCTGA
- a CDS encoding ATP-dependent zinc protease family protein: MASKVVLGWREWIALPELGIGRLRAKVDSGARSSALHVDTQWRFTERGSPWVGFCLSPGHGGPMIEAAAPVFDEREVTDSGGHCTRRVFVRTTLALAGIEREIEINLSDRRGMLFPMLLGRTALARAFTVDPGRSFLHGRLSRREPGVVSRPAAPGEALPFPPQPPHRRPS; the protein is encoded by the coding sequence ATGGCAAGCAAGGTCGTGCTCGGCTGGCGTGAATGGATAGCCCTGCCGGAACTGGGTATCGGGCGATTGCGTGCCAAGGTGGACAGCGGTGCGCGAAGCTCCGCGTTGCACGTGGACACGCAGTGGCGTTTCACCGAACGCGGAAGTCCCTGGGTCGGTTTCTGCCTCAGTCCCGGACACGGCGGGCCCATGATCGAAGCGGCCGCGCCGGTGTTCGACGAGCGCGAGGTCACCGATTCGGGCGGCCACTGCACGCGGCGCGTGTTCGTGCGTACGACGCTGGCGCTGGCCGGCATCGAACGCGAGATTGAAATCAATCTGTCCGATCGTCGCGGGATGCTTTTCCCGATGCTGCTCGGGCGCACCGCGCTGGCGCGCGCGTTCACGGTCGACCCGGGACGCTCGTTCCTCCACGGTCGGCTCAGCCGGCGCGAGCCGGGCGTCGTCTCGCGTCCCGCCGCTCCCGGCGAGGCGCTTCCCTTTCCCCCCCAGCCCCCACACCGCCGCCCTTCATGA
- a CDS encoding autotransporter domain-containing protein — translation MKKPVRSVLAAALALATAPAFAQDYSQTVFFGDSLTDAGYFRPAIIAQAGPAGALLGKFTTNPGLVWSEQLATELGTNATPFNAGGTNYAIGGAMVTTDRAGLTAQLPTLSLRSQITRYLTANGGAADPNALYTVWGGANDLFAAAAAPAQAQAIVGAAVTGQVTNVMTLQNAGAQYILVPNVPDLGITPQFRSQGAAASAAGTALATGYNNGLYAGLATAGARFIPVDTFHLLQEIVANPAPYGFTNTTGTACNPQITAQSITCNPGTYATPNAPDTYVFADGVHPSSRAHEIVADYALSLLEAPRQIAVLPHSEAMVGRARAERVGANAATRPEVDGMRWWADVRGDSQRYGGGDNYDGFGPTLTAGLDWASGDLVYGGFAGWGQQKMDWGLNRGQFDQDDATLGGYLAWSAGSAWVNGQLSYTWVSYDVDRRVNLGPTSRVHSGSADGTNLTAAIAAGWNFGEGSLKHGPVMQLVSQTIEVDGFDENSNEATALSFGDQEFDSLIGSLGWQVNYAINEHLQPYAKLTYDHEYEDAPAEATASLRSLPGVGAYAVRGLEYDQDYGTLVMGARTELFGLRTDIGANLTVGQKGGNDATVFVSFGGGF, via the coding sequence ATGAAGAAACCCGTCCGCTCCGTGCTCGCCGCCGCGCTCGCGCTGGCGACCGCGCCGGCCTTCGCGCAGGACTATTCGCAGACCGTGTTTTTCGGCGACAGCCTCACGGACGCGGGTTATTTCCGCCCGGCGATCATCGCCCAGGCCGGCCCCGCCGGCGCACTGCTGGGCAAGTTCACGACCAACCCGGGCCTGGTGTGGTCCGAGCAGCTCGCGACCGAGCTGGGCACCAACGCCACCCCGTTCAACGCCGGCGGCACCAACTACGCCATCGGCGGCGCGATGGTCACCACCGACCGCGCCGGCCTGACCGCGCAGCTGCCGACGCTCTCGCTGCGTTCGCAGATCACGCGCTACCTCACCGCCAACGGCGGTGCCGCCGATCCGAACGCGCTGTACACCGTGTGGGGCGGCGCGAACGACCTGTTCGCCGCGGCTGCCGCTCCGGCGCAGGCGCAGGCGATCGTCGGCGCCGCGGTGACCGGCCAGGTCACCAACGTCATGACGCTGCAGAACGCCGGCGCGCAATACATCCTCGTGCCGAACGTGCCGGACCTGGGCATCACGCCGCAGTTCCGCTCGCAGGGCGCCGCCGCGTCGGCCGCTGGCACGGCGCTGGCGACCGGTTACAACAATGGTCTCTACGCGGGCCTGGCGACCGCCGGTGCGCGTTTCATCCCGGTCGACACCTTCCACCTGCTGCAGGAAATCGTCGCCAACCCGGCGCCGTACGGTTTCACCAACACCACCGGCACGGCGTGCAATCCGCAGATCACCGCGCAGTCGATCACCTGCAACCCGGGCACCTACGCGACGCCGAACGCGCCGGACACCTACGTCTTCGCCGACGGCGTGCATCCCTCGTCGCGTGCGCACGAGATCGTCGCCGACTACGCGCTGTCGCTGCTGGAAGCCCCGCGCCAGATCGCCGTGCTGCCGCATAGCGAAGCGATGGTTGGTCGCGCCCGCGCCGAGCGTGTCGGTGCCAACGCCGCCACGCGTCCGGAAGTCGACGGCATGCGCTGGTGGGCCGACGTTCGCGGCGATTCGCAGCGCTACGGCGGCGGCGACAACTACGACGGCTTCGGCCCGACGCTGACCGCCGGCCTCGACTGGGCCAGCGGCGACCTGGTGTACGGCGGCTTCGCCGGCTGGGGCCAGCAGAAGATGGACTGGGGCCTCAACCGCGGCCAGTTCGACCAGGACGACGCGACCCTCGGCGGCTACCTCGCCTGGTCGGCCGGTTCGGCCTGGGTCAACGGCCAGCTGAGCTACACCTGGGTGTCCTACGACGTCGACCGTCGCGTGAACCTCGGCCCGACCTCGCGCGTGCACAGCGGCTCGGCCGACGGCACCAACCTCACCGCCGCGATCGCCGCCGGCTGGAACTTCGGCGAAGGCTCGCTGAAGCACGGCCCGGTCATGCAGCTGGTGTCGCAGACCATCGAAGTCGACGGCTTCGACGAAAACAGCAACGAAGCCACGGCGCTGTCGTTCGGCGACCAGGAATTCGACTCGCTGATCGGCAGCCTCGGCTGGCAGGTCAACTACGCGATCAACGAGCACCTGCAGCCGTACGCCAAGCTGACCTACGACCACGAGTACGAAGACGCTCCGGCCGAAGCCACCGCGTCGCTGCGTTCGCTGCCGGGCGTCGGCGCGTACGCCGTGCGCGGCCTGGAGTACGACCAGGACTACGGCACGCTGGTGATGGGTGCGCGCACGGAACTGTTCGGCCTGCGCACCGACATCGGCGCGAACCTCACCGTCGGCCAGAAGGGCGGCAACGACGCGACGGTGTTCGTCAGCTTCGGCGGCGGATTCTGA
- the thiS gene encoding sulfur carrier protein ThiS: protein MQIQLNGEPRAIAAQTTVLQLVQAEGLGERRVAVEVNGEIVPRGRHGEHALAEGDRVEIVHALGGG from the coding sequence ATGCAGATCCAATTGAACGGCGAGCCGCGCGCGATCGCGGCGCAGACCACCGTGCTCCAGCTCGTGCAGGCCGAAGGCCTGGGCGAGCGCCGCGTGGCGGTGGAAGTCAACGGCGAAATCGTCCCGCGCGGGCGGCATGGCGAGCACGCGCTCGCCGAGGGCGATCGCGTCGAAATCGTCCACGCCCTGGGCGGGGGGTGA
- a CDS encoding thiazole synthase, protein MTAPHSPTFPADPLVIAGKAYASRLLTGTGKFTDLEQTRLATEAAGAQIVTVAIRRSNIGQNPGEPNLLDVLPPDRYTILPNTAGCYTADDAVRTCRLARELLDGHSLVKLEVLGDQKTLYPDVVQTLAAAETLVKDGFDVMVYTSDDPILAKRLEDIGCVAVMPLAAPIGSGLGVQNKYNLLEIVENAKVPIIVDAGVGTASDAAIAMELGCDGVLMNTAIAGAKDPVLMAHAMKLAVEAGRAAFKAGRIPRKRFASASSPVDGLIG, encoded by the coding sequence ATGACCGCTCCGCACTCCCCTACGTTCCCCGCCGATCCGCTCGTCATCGCCGGCAAGGCCTACGCCTCCCGCCTGCTCACCGGCACCGGCAAGTTCACCGATCTCGAACAGACCCGCCTGGCGACCGAAGCCGCTGGCGCGCAGATCGTCACCGTCGCGATCCGCCGCAGCAACATCGGCCAGAACCCGGGCGAGCCGAACCTGCTCGACGTCCTCCCGCCCGATCGCTACACGATCCTGCCCAACACCGCCGGCTGCTACACCGCCGACGACGCCGTGCGCACCTGCCGCCTTGCGCGCGAACTGCTCGACGGCCATTCGCTGGTGAAGCTGGAAGTCCTCGGCGACCAGAAGACGCTCTATCCCGACGTCGTGCAGACGCTCGCCGCGGCCGAAACGCTGGTGAAGGACGGCTTCGACGTGATGGTCTACACCTCCGACGATCCGATCCTCGCCAAGCGCCTGGAAGACATCGGCTGCGTCGCGGTGATGCCGCTGGCCGCGCCGATCGGCTCGGGCCTGGGCGTGCAGAACAAATACAACCTGCTGGAAATCGTCGAGAACGCGAAGGTGCCGATCATCGTCGACGCCGGCGTGGGCACGGCGTCTGATGCGGCCATCGCGATGGAACTGGGCTGCGACGGCGTGCTGATGAACACCGCCATCGCCGGCGCGAAGGATCCGGTGCTCATGGCGCACGCGATGAAGCTCGCGGTGGAAGCCGGCCGCGCCGCGTTCAAGGCCGGCCGCATTCCGCGCAAGCGCTTCGCTTCGGCCTCGAGCCCGGTCGACGGACTCATCGGGTGA
- the trmB gene encoding tRNA (guanosine(46)-N7)-methyltransferase TrmB, with translation MSDTPKGKLPPKPFTLEEGRRQVRSFVLRQGRFTEAQQRAFDTLWPRYGLDYTGAPRDFDATFGRNAPRVLEIGFGNGEALRFAAQHDKARDLIGIEVHAPGVGRLLNALAQDEAEHVRLYHHDAVEVLRNEIADGALDEVRIYFPDPWHKKRHNKRRLVQPEFANLIVAKLAPTGRLHLATDWQDYAEQMWDVLDATPGLANRAGPRGSVERPQWRPQTHFETRGQKLGHGVWDLLYDKVP, from the coding sequence ATGAGCGACACGCCGAAGGGCAAGCTCCCCCCGAAGCCTTTCACCCTCGAGGAAGGTCGCCGCCAGGTCCGCAGCTTCGTGCTGCGCCAGGGCCGCTTCACCGAGGCGCAGCAGCGCGCGTTCGATACGCTGTGGCCGCGCTACGGGCTGGACTACACCGGCGCGCCGCGCGACTTCGATGCGACGTTCGGGCGCAATGCCCCGCGTGTGCTGGAGATCGGTTTCGGCAACGGCGAAGCGCTGCGTTTCGCCGCGCAGCACGACAAGGCGCGCGACCTGATCGGCATCGAAGTGCATGCGCCCGGCGTCGGCCGGCTGCTCAACGCGCTCGCGCAGGACGAGGCCGAACACGTCCGCCTTTACCACCACGATGCCGTGGAAGTGCTGCGCAACGAGATCGCCGACGGCGCGCTCGACGAGGTCCGCATCTACTTCCCCGACCCGTGGCACAAGAAGCGCCACAACAAGCGACGCCTGGTCCAGCCGGAGTTCGCGAACCTGATCGTGGCCAAACTGGCGCCGACCGGCCGCTTGCACCTCGCCACCGATTGGCAGGACTATGCCGAGCAGATGTGGGACGTGCTCGATGCCACGCCGGGCCTTGCCAATCGCGCCGGCCCGCGCGGCAGCGTCGAGCGGCCGCAGTGGCGCCCGCAAACGCATTTCGAAACCCGCGGCCAGAAACTCGGTCACGGCGTGTGGGACCTGCTGTACGACAAAGTGCCGTGA
- a CDS encoding SLC13 family permease: MDTALTLTTDMKLVLGLVGFTMVMFLFERIRADVVALVVLVLLGLSGLVEPDELFNGFSGNAVISIVATMILGAGLDRTGALNRLAGWLLRRSRGMESRLLILTNAVAGINSSIMQNPSVMALYMPVAARLSSRTGIALPRLLLPLAAAIVMGGALTMVGNSPLILLNDLLIAANANLPSGAATLEPLKMFAPLPIGLALLAASIAYFHFFGDKRLRHDDDGTGATPARTQSYFSKAYGIDGDVYELTVTADSPLVGMSLGEAEALHNAPLLLALKSDGEARLAPPADTRIWVGSVLGAMGPKQQVSDFAQNHFLRLSARLRNFGDLFNPSRAGISEAVVPATSKFIGKNGRDLQLRKQMGLSLLAINRDKSVLRENVRDVNLRAGDMLVFHSIWTDLHEAAASKDLVVVTDYPKGEQRPHKFKIAMAIFAVAMLLALSSRLPVSIALMTGVAGMLIAGVIHIDEAYAAINWKTVFLMACLIPLGWAMDSSGAAAWVAGHTIERLPTGTPVWLLEILVGLFTTLFSLVISHVGATIVTVPLAINLALAAGGNPTAFALIVALSASNNFMTASNPVISMITGPAGYSGKELWKIGGPLSLIYTIVAVAMVNLLY, from the coding sequence ATGGACACCGCGCTGACGCTCACCACCGACATGAAGCTCGTGCTCGGGCTGGTGGGCTTCACGATGGTGATGTTCCTCTTCGAACGCATCCGCGCCGACGTCGTCGCGCTGGTCGTGCTGGTGCTGCTGGGCCTGTCGGGCCTGGTCGAACCCGACGAGCTGTTCAACGGTTTCTCCGGCAACGCGGTCATCAGCATCGTCGCGACGATGATCCTGGGCGCGGGCCTGGATCGCACCGGCGCGCTGAACCGCCTCGCGGGCTGGCTGCTGCGGCGCTCGCGCGGCATGGAAAGCCGGCTGCTGATCCTCACCAACGCCGTGGCCGGCATCAATTCCTCGATCATGCAGAACCCGTCGGTGATGGCGCTCTACATGCCCGTCGCCGCGCGGTTGTCCTCGCGCACCGGCATCGCGCTGCCGCGACTGCTGCTGCCGCTCGCCGCCGCCATCGTGATGGGCGGCGCGCTGACGATGGTCGGCAACTCGCCGCTGATCCTGCTCAACGACCTTCTGATCGCCGCCAACGCGAACCTGCCCTCGGGCGCGGCGACGCTGGAACCGTTGAAGATGTTCGCGCCGCTGCCGATCGGCCTGGCGCTGCTCGCCGCGTCGATCGCGTATTTCCATTTCTTCGGCGACAAGCGCCTTCGCCACGACGACGACGGCACCGGCGCGACGCCGGCGCGCACGCAGAGCTATTTCTCCAAGGCGTACGGCATCGACGGTGATGTGTACGAGCTCACCGTCACCGCCGACAGCCCGCTGGTCGGCATGTCGCTGGGCGAAGCCGAAGCGCTGCACAACGCGCCGTTGCTGCTGGCGCTCAAGAGCGACGGCGAGGCGCGCCTGGCGCCGCCGGCGGACACGCGCATCTGGGTCGGCAGCGTGCTCGGCGCGATGGGCCCGAAGCAGCAGGTGAGCGACTTCGCGCAGAACCATTTCCTGCGGCTGTCCGCGCGCCTGCGCAACTTCGGCGACCTGTTCAATCCCAGCCGCGCGGGCATTTCCGAAGCGGTGGTGCCGGCCACGTCGAAGTTCATCGGCAAGAACGGCCGCGACCTGCAGCTGCGCAAGCAGATGGGCCTGAGCCTGCTGGCGATCAACCGCGACAAGAGCGTGCTGCGCGAGAACGTGCGCGACGTGAACCTGCGCGCCGGCGACATGCTGGTGTTCCACAGCATCTGGACCGACCTGCACGAAGCGGCGGCGAGCAAGGACCTGGTCGTCGTCACCGACTACCCCAAGGGCGAGCAGCGCCCGCACAAATTCAAGATCGCGATGGCGATCTTCGCCGTGGCGATGCTGCTGGCGTTGTCCTCGCGCCTGCCGGTGTCCATCGCGTTGATGACCGGCGTGGCCGGCATGCTCATCGCCGGCGTGATCCACATCGATGAGGCGTACGCGGCGATCAACTGGAAGACCGTCTTCCTGATGGCGTGCCTGATCCCGCTGGGATGGGCGATGGATTCCAGCGGCGCGGCGGCCTGGGTCGCCGGCCACACCATCGAACGATTACCGACAGGCACGCCGGTGTGGCTGCTGGAAATCCTCGTCGGCCTGTTCACGACGCTGTTCTCGCTGGTGATCAGCCATGTCGGCGCGACCATCGTGACGGTGCCGCTGGCGATCAACCTCGCGCTCGCCGCGGGCGGCAACCCGACGGCGTTCGCGCTGATCGTCGCGCTGTCGGCATCGAACAACTTCATGACCGCCTCGAACCCGGTCATTTCGATGATCACCGGCCCGGCCGGCTACAGCGGCAAGGAGCTGTGGAAGATCGGCGGCCCGCTCTCGCTGATCTACACGATCGTCGCCGTGGCGATGGTGAATCTGCTTTATTGA
- a CDS encoding MAPEG family protein, which translates to MTHPLIVPMAAHVAWAAFLYVVLTAARAPAVWGVGRRADGSNPWSKLEPRISANLSNQFEWPLFFHVACVLLIITRDIGPVPQGLAWLFVVGRVLHSAVQIPIANVRLRGVVFTVNFLAVLALWAVVVARALGV; encoded by the coding sequence ATGACGCATCCCCTGATCGTCCCGATGGCCGCGCATGTCGCGTGGGCCGCCTTCCTCTATGTGGTGTTGACCGCTGCGCGCGCACCGGCGGTGTGGGGCGTCGGCCGTCGGGCCGATGGAAGCAATCCGTGGTCCAAACTCGAACCGCGTATCAGCGCGAACCTGTCGAACCAGTTCGAATGGCCGCTGTTCTTCCACGTCGCCTGCGTGCTGTTGATCATCACGCGCGACATCGGGCCCGTGCCGCAGGGGCTGGCCTGGCTCTTCGTCGTCGGCCGCGTGTTGCACAGCGCCGTGCAGATTCCGATCGCGAACGTGCGCCTGCGCGGCGTGGTGTTCACGGTGAACTTCCTCGCCGTGCTCGCCTTGTGGGCGGTGGTGGTAGCGAGGGCGTTGGGCGTTTGA
- a CDS encoding Rieske (2Fe-2S) protein — translation MSEGVRTSLSNSHEHDRSAEPLVTLERLPDGAFAEVEVVLDGDAESLIVYRDGDHVRAWLNICPHAGRRLDWAPGQFLKSKDGHLVCAAHGASFELVGGECVGGPCRGESLRAVDVVARDGAVWLGETAA, via the coding sequence ATGAGCGAGGGTGTGAGAACTTCGTTAAGCAATTCGCACGAACACGACCGTTCGGCGGAGCCGCTCGTAACGCTGGAACGCTTGCCCGACGGGGCTTTCGCCGAGGTCGAAGTGGTCCTCGACGGCGATGCGGAAAGCCTGATTGTGTATCGTGACGGCGATCACGTCCGGGCCTGGCTCAACATCTGCCCGCACGCCGGCCGGCGCCTCGACTGGGCGCCCGGGCAGTTCCTCAAGAGCAAGGACGGCCACCTCGTCTGTGCAGCGCACGGCGCGAGTTTCGAACTCGTCGGTGGCGAGTGCGTCGGCGGACCGTGCCGCGGGGAGTCGTTGCGGGCGGTGGACGTCGTCGCACGCGACGGCGCGGTGTGGCTCGGCGAAACCGCTGCTTGA